The Chryseobacterium indologenes genomic sequence TGGTTACAACACCGACATGGTTGTTTTGTTGGTATATTAATGTTTCAAATTCCATGATGTTAAGTTGAAAGTTATATATTGAACATGATCAAGGAAACTCCTTTAATTCCCAGCTTTATGTAAGAATTGAATGATACTTGAAAAGTCAATTTTCCCGTTTCCGGCATCGCTCCACATTCTGTAAAGATTCAATGCCGTGTTTCCTAAAGGAGTTGATGTTTTGCTTTCCAATCCTGCTTCTGCGGCCAGTCCGAGGTCTTTGGTCATAAGATCTACAGCGAAACCTCCTGAATATTCCCTGGATGCCGGAGCATTTTCCATGACTCCCGGATAAGGATTATAGACTTCCAGAGACCAGTTTTTACCGGAACTTTTCTGCATAATCCCACTTAGAACCTTCGGGTCCAGACCATTCTTGATTCCCAGATTAATTGCTTCTGAAGTGCCGATCATGTGAATTGCCAGGAGCATATTATTACAGATTTTAGCCACCTGACCGGCTCCTGATGTCCCGGCATAAAAAATATTTTGTCCCATACATTTCAGAACGGGACGTGCTTTTTCATAATCTTCCTGCTTTCCTCCCACTATAAAAGTAAGGGTTCCGGCCTGAGCACCACCGGTTCCCCGGAAACCGGCGCATCAATCATTCTGCAACCTTTAGAAGCCGCCAACTGAGCTACAGAACGGGCCGTAACGGCATCAATGGTACTGCTGTCGATCAATAAAGTATCGGGTTTCAGCTGGCTTATAAACTCTTCTGTATACAATTCTGCAACATGCTTACCGGAAGGCAGCATCGAGATTATAATATCTGCCTCTTTTGCTGCAGCCACCGCTGAATCTGCGGTTTGTCCTCCTGCGGAAGCCAGTAGTTGTAATGCTGAATCTGAAAGATCAAAACCAATAACGTGATGCCTTTTTTTATAAGGTTGGCAGCCATCGGGCCACCCATATTTCCTAATCCTATGAATGCTATATTTGACATGATTATTTAATTAAAAGTTAAAAGTTGAAAATTGAAAATTATAGACTTGAAGTTAATAGTTGAGATTGATGGAAATCATAACGGGTTATTTTTTAAATTTGAGAAAAACCAAATATGAAAGAAAATATTATTTTGAATAAATCCTATTCATTTGCCTTAGAAATAATCAAAGTATATCAATATCTATCTTCTGATAAAAAAGAATTTATCCTGTCAAAACAACTTCTACGTTCAGGAACAGCCATTGGGGCTTTGATACGGGAAGCAGTGCATGCACAGAGTACAAAAGACTTTCTCCATAAAATGAATATCTCTCTCAAAGAGGCAAATGAGACATTATATTGGCTACAATTATTAAAAGATAGTGGCATACTTGATATATCAATTTATCATTCAATATTTCCTAAATCTGAAGAATTGGTCAGGCTACTTGTATCCATTGTAAAGACCTTAAAAGGTCAGTCTGATAATTAAAATTGACCAAAAGTTCTTAAATTTTCCATTATCAATTTTCAATTTTCAATTTAAAATACGAGTTAATCCATTCCTCAGTGATTTCATTCCATGTTGCAGGGTGCCATTTGGGTGAAAGGTCCTTGTCTACCAGTAAAGCCCTCACCCCTTCTGCAAAATCAGGATGAAGACAGCATTGGCAGGAAAGGTTCAGTTCCGATTGGAATACTTCTTCCAGGCTTAAGCTTTTTCCTCGCTGCAGCTGTCTGAAAATAACGTGTGCAGAGCTTGGTGAACCGGCCTCAAGACTTTTTAAACCATTATTGATCCATTCATCTTTATCGGAATAATTGGAAAGCAGTTCTTTAAACTGCTCTGCAGAACTTACATCTTCAAACAAACGGATAAACGGCTCATGAGCCTTTGCCTGAGATTCCGGAATAACAAATTCACGGGAAACGGTGGTAAGAATTCCAGAAACGGTGGTATGAGGGTCATTTTTCCAGTCTGCATGTTCTAAGGCTTTGATAATGGTTTCTTTTGAAGAGGATTCCACATAATAGTCGGCCAGTCCCAGAAAAACACAGTCGGGGCCGTCTAATCGGGTTCCGGTCAGTCCCATATACATCCCATAGG encodes the following:
- a CDS encoding four helix bundle protein, whose translation is MKENIILNKSYSFALEIIKVYQYLSSDKKEFILSKQLLRSGTAIGALIREAVHAQSTKDFLHKMNISLKEANETLYWLQLLKDSGILDISIYHSIFPKSEELVRLLVSIVKTLKGQSDN
- a CDS encoding enoyl-CoA hydratase/isomerase family protein, whose product is MNLVLTEIKNKVGFITLNSEKTLNSLSLPMIKELQKILTAWKTSDEVICIFLQGAGEKAFCAGGDVRKLYEVIIHQRSIDSTQVPKDCYDFFSREYKVDFDIHTYPKPVIVWGHGIVMGGGIGLMVGASHRIVTEKSKLAMPEITIGLYPDVGGTWFLNKMPSAYGMYMGLTGTRLDGPDCVFLGLADYYVESSSKETIIKALEHADWKNDPHTTVSGILTTVSREFVIPESQAKAHEPFIRLFEDVSSAEQFKELLSNYSDKDEWINNGLKSLEAGSPSSAHVIFRQLQRGKSLSLEEVFQSELNLSCQCCLHPDFAEGVRALLVDKDLSPKWHPATWNEITEEWINSYFKLKIEN